Part of the Paenibacillus aurantius genome, AGCGGGGAGATTTCCGAGTTTCAGGAGCATTTCGGGAGCCATTTTGTAAGGGACCGTCTCCTTGCCCTGAAGAACATGTATCGCTCTCCGGTAGACGGGCCCTTGCTCGTCACCTCGTGCTCCCCGAATGAGCGGCATGAGCTGGGCGTGCTGATTCTTGTCTATTTCGCCGCCCAAAGCGGCTTTCGGATCGTTCATCTCGGCACCTCGCCATCGGAGAAAGGAATTGTGGACTGTCTGCACCGATTCAAGCCGGCCGCCTTTGCTTTCTCCTCTTCCTCGAGAATGCTGCTTGCGGAAGCCGAGTCGTTCTACCGCGAGCTCGACAGGCTCATCGAAGAGAACGGGTATCCCACGAAGGTGGTCGTAGGCGGCTCCGTTGTTCGGGAAGACGGCACCATGCCGGGGACCAAGCACGTTCATATGCTGACCGGAGACGCCAGAGTCGCGATAGAGAAGATGAGAAACCTCATCCGGAATCCGGCACTCCATTGAATAGAACGAAACAAAAAAACTCACCGGGCCTCAGGCCGGTGAGTTTTGCATTTGTTTGATGAGCTTTTCGTCGGGCGTTACATATAAAGTTTTTTGATGGTCGTAGATCACAAACCCGGGCTTGGCTCCGCTAGGCTTGCGTACGTGCCGGATAAGCGTATAATCGACCGGAACCTGGCTCGACTCCTTGGCCTGGCTGTAATAGGCGGCGAGCGAGGCGGCCTCGAGCAGAGTGGCCTCTCCATAGGAGGCGCTTCGGATGACGACGTGGGAGCCGGGAATATCCTTCGTATGAAGCCACGTATCGCTGGCATGAGACAGCCGGTTGGTCAAATACTCGTTCTGGATGTTGTTCTTGCCCACATAGATATCGATTCCTTCACTGGACACGTAGCGGGTGAGGGCGGGCTTGTCCTTTTTCTTCTTCTTGGCCTGCTTGCGTCCCCGGTCCCGGACATACCCCTGCTCGACCAGTTCCTCACGAATCTCCTCGATATCCGCCAGGCTCGCGCTGTTCAGCTGTTGAAGCAGCGAGTCGAGGTAGCGGATCTCCTCATGGGTTTGAACGAGCTGCTCCTCCACGGCCAGAAGGCTGTTCTTGGTTTTGGTGTACTTCTTGAAGTAACGCTGGCTGTTCTCCGAAGGGGTCAGCAGCGGATCCAGAGCTATCGTGACCGGCTTCTGCTCTTCGTCGTAATAGTTGACGACCTCCACTTCCTTGTCGCCTTTCTTGAGCAGATGGAGGGAGGCGGTCAGCAGCTCCCCGAGAATGCGGTACTTGTCCGCGTCCTTCGCTTCCTCCAAGGTTTCTTCCAATTTCTCCAGCTTCTTGCCGTTCTTGTTCCGTTCATTGATTAGAAAACGCTGCAGATCTCCCGTTCTCTGCTTGACAGCATCCTTTTCGGCCTTGTCCCCATAAAAGGCTTCGAGGCATTCGCTTACCGAGGAGAACGTCTCCCGTTCCCCTTGAATATGCGTTAGCTCGATGACCGAAAAGGCCGACTTGCCCGTTGCCGCATCCTCCCGGATTTCAGGGAAATAGCGGTTATCCCGGATATTGGACAGAATGCCTTCAAAGGCGTTCCCTAAAGCGTCCAACGGGCCGATCCGATCACGCTCGGCACGGGAACGGAAGACCGTCTCCGCCGCAGCGAGAGGGCTGATCCCGCTGAATGCCCCTACCAGACGTTTGGCCAATTGGCCCTCTGACTCGTCGGCCTCGGCAGCTTGCCCCAGGATTTCCCTAAAAGCATCGCGGTCTACGGTAAGGGGATCCGCTTTCCCCTGCTCCGGAGGCGGGGTATAGGAGCTGCCCGGCAGCACGATCCGGTGGGAGCTGATCGCCGGCGTCACATGCTGGATCCCGTCCAGAATCGTCCCGGTTCGGGGATCAATAAGAATGATATTGCTGTGGCGTCCCATAATTTCCACCACAATTCTCTTGAGGTAGACGTCTCCAAGTTCGTCCCGCTGCCGGATGTCCATATGGACGATCCGTTCCGTTCCGACCTGGCGTACCTCTTCGATCACGCCGCCTTCGCAGTGCTTCCGCAGAAGCATGCAAAACATAGGCGCTTCCTGGGGATTCTGAAACGACTGCCGGGTCAAATGGATCCTCGGGTAGGTTGGATTGGCCGAAAGCAGAAGCTTCAGGTTGCTCGCCTGCGCTCGTAATTGCATAACAATATCGGTTCCGGAAGGCTGGTGGATCTTGGCGATCCGGCCTCCGGTCAATTTCTGAAGCTCGTGCACCATGCCGCGCACCACTAGTCCGTCTAAAGCCATAAGGTTACACTCCATTTCCGGGGGATAGGCCCCGTTCAATTCCATCCTGTACTATCATGCCATATTTGAACGCAAATTTTAAGGGCGCGGTTGGCTGTAAACCATTCTTTCGTTTGGGATATTCCGACGCTTGTCTGAATAGATTTAAATTCAGGAGGCTGTCCGACGATCAGGGAGGGAATGGAATGAGTCAGAAGAAGTGGTATCAAATGTCCGTGGAGGAGACGCTGCACACCCAGCAATCGGACCCGAATCACGGGCTGTCCTGGGAAGCCGTTCGGCAGAGGCAGGAGGAACGAGGACCGAATGTTCTGTCGGAGGGGAAATCGGTATCGCCCGTTACCTTGTTTCTGAATCAATTCAAAGATTTTATGGTACTGGTGCTGATGGGAGCTACTCTGGTGTCCGGTCTTCTCGGGGAATACCTGGATGCCATTACCATCGTGGCCATCATCCTCATTAACGGCATTCTCGGATTTATCCAGGAATTCCGGGCGGAGCGTTCACTTAAGTCGCTCAAGGAGCTGTCTGCGCCGACGGCCAAGGTGGTGAGGGAAGGAGCCCAGCATCTGCTTTCCGCTAAAGAGCTGGTAGAGGGCGACCTCGTCATGCTCGAAGCGGGGGACCGTATTCCCGCAGACATCCGATGGATGGAGACGAATGGCGTTTATGTCGAAGAATCCGCCTTGACGGGCGAATCCGTTCCGGTAAGCAAGCATACGGATGCTCTTCGGGATGCCGAAGTCCCGCTCGGGGATCAGCGAAATTTAGGCTTTATGGGTACGATGCTCACCCGGGGGACGGCGAAAGGCGTGGTGGTCCGGACCGGGATGGACACGGAGATGGGCAAAATCGCCGGCCTGATTCAAGGGACGGAAGCGATGGAAACGCCCTTGCAGCACCGCCTGGAGCAGCTTGGCAAAATTCTCATTCTCGTTTCCATCGGGCTGACCGTCATGGTCGTGCTCGCGGGTATTCTTCACGGACAGCCGCCTTATGCGATGTTCCTCGCCGGAGTCAGTCTCGCGGTGGCGGCCATTCCCGAAGGCCTGCCGGCCATCGTAACCATTGCTCTTGCCCTTGGCGTGCAGCGAATGATCAAACGTAAAGCGATTGTCAGGAAGCTTCCCTCGGTGGAAACCTTGGGCTGCGCCTCCGTCATTTGCTCGGACAAGACCGGCACCTTGACGCAGAACAAGATGACCGTGACCCATCTATGGCGGGGAGGAGACCTGCTGGAAGTAACCGGGGACGGCTACACGCCTCACGGGGATATTCTGCACAACGGTAAGCCGGCCGACCTGCGCCAGGATCCCTCTCTTCGCCGTTTGATGCAAATTTCCGTGCTTTGCAACAATGCTACCCTGCATAAGGAAGAGACGGAGAGCAAGGGCAAGAAAAGCCGGGAGGAAGCCGCCGAAAGCTGGCAGATCAAAGGGGACCCGACGGAAGGCGCCTTGGTCGTCCTGGGAGCGAAAGCCGGCTTGACGCAGGAGTCGCTCGCAGACACGTTTAACCGGGTAGGCGAATACCCGTTTGATTCGGAGCGCAAACGGATGTCCGTGCTGCTGGAGCACCAGGGCGGCCGGCTCGTTTTTACAAAGGGTGCTCCGGACATGCTGCTCCAGCAGTGCCAATACATTCTCTGGGACGACAAAATCATCCCTTTTACCAATACCTTGAAAACAAAAGTGATGGCGGCGAATGAAGGGATGGCCAAATCGGCTCTCCGCGTTCTCGGCTTGGCTTACCGGGAAATGAAAAGCAGCGAAAGAAACGACAGCCAGGACTCCGTGGAGGCGAACCTCGTGTTCGTCGGGTTGACCGGCATGATCGATCCGCCGCGCAAGGAAGTACGGGATGCCATCTCCAAATGCAAAAAAGCCGGGATCAAGACGGTGATGATCACCGGGGATCACTTGACCACGGCCGAGGCGATTGCCAAGCAGCTGGGCATGCTTCCCGCTAACGGCATGACCCTGAACGGCCAGCAGATCGAGGCTATGTCGGATGAAGAGCTGGACGGGAAGGTGGAGAACACGTACGTGTACGCCCGCGTCTCGCCGGAGCACAAACTTAGAATTGTGAAATCCCTGCAGCGCGGGGGGCATGTGGTGGCCATGACGGGAGACGGGGTGAACGATGCTCCGGCCATCAAAGCGGCGGATATCGGCATCTCGATGGGCATCAACGGCACGGATGTGTCCAAGGAAGCCTCCGCGCTTATTCTCAGCGACGATAATTTCGCCACGATTGTCGCCGCGATTGAAGAGGGCCGCGGAATTTACGAGAACATCCGGAAGTTCATCCGTTACCTGCTGGCCTCCAATGTCGGCGAAATTTTGACGATGTTCCTGGCGATGATGATGGGCATGCCGCTTCCGCTCGTTCCCATTCAAATCCTGTGGGTCAACCTGGTAACCGATGGTCTGCCCGCCATGGCGCTAGGGGTGGACCAGGCCGAGAAGGATTTGATGCAGCACAGCCCGCGTTCCGCCAAGGAGAATATTTTTGCTAGAAGGCTGGGTTGGAAAATTATTTCCAGAGGGATTCTGATAGGTCTCTGTACGCTTGGGGCCTTCTGGATTACGCTTCATACCAACCCGAGCGGCGCCGGAACGCTTGTTAAAGCCCAGACGGTGGCTTTCGCCACTCTTGTCATGGCCCAGCTCATCCATGTATTTGACTGCCGCAGCTCGCGGTCCATCTTCCACCGCAATCCGCTGCAGAACCGGTATCTTGTCGTCGCGGTGCTGTCCTCCGTCGCCCTTATGCTGTGCGTGATGTACGTGCCGGTCCTTCAGCCCATCTTCAAAACCGTTCCGATCGGGACGGCCGAATGGATCCTCGTGCTCGTAGCCGCCGCCATTCCATCCGTACTGATGGGGATCGGAAGCGTGTCCCAAAATCCGGGCAAAAAGAAAAAGCTCACCTATTCCTCCAAGCCGGTGACCCGCTAAACCGGGTGTAGGTTGAGTGGACCATAGGGAAGGAGCCGATCCCAGGCGGTCGGCTTCTTTTTTATGGGCTTACGTGCAGGAAGGGGAAGTGGAAACGCTCCCATTGCCGGATGCTTCGTTGGCTATTCTTCTAGTGCAGGAAGAAAAGGGGGAATCGGCCTGTTTTAGCAGGAATGGCTTCACTTTTCGAGCATTATTAGCTATGATAGGTGCTATCTATTCTTAATGGAGCAGGGGTGCGGCGGCTGTGAAGTTTACGAAAATGCACGGATTGGGCAATGATTTTATTGTAATAGGAGACCGGCAGGAGCTTCCGGCGGAAGCGGCCCGTCTTGCCGTGAAGCTCTGCGACCGGAACTTTGGAATCGGAGCGGACGGGATGGTCTATCTTCTTCCTTCGGACAAAGCGGACTATCAGATGCGTATCATCAACTCCGACGGCTCCGAAGCGGAGCAGTGCGGGAATGCGATCCGCTGCGCGGCCAAATATCTGTATGACCGGGGAATGGTATCCTCGGAGGAGCTTATGATAGAGACGTTCGGAGCGGGCGCGCAGAAGGTAACGGTTAGGGTCGAGAACGGGAAGGCCGCTGCCGTGAAGGTGGACATGGGCAAGCCCATCCTCGAAGGGCGCAAGGTTCCGACTACCATAGACCGGACGCCGGTCGTGAACCAGCCGATCGAAGCGGGCGGGGAATCTTATCATTTCACGGCCGTCTCCATGGGCAACCCGCACTGCGTCATTTTCGTGGATGACGCGGTTGCCTTCGATTTGGGGAAATGGGGTCCGCAGCTGGAGACTCATCCTTATTTTCCGAATAAGGTTAACGTGGAATTCGCAACCGTCCGGGACCGGAATCATATCGATATGCGGGTATGGGAGCGCGGAGCCGGCCCGACGCTCGCCTGCGGCACGGGAGCCTGTGCGACGCTGGTCGCGTCTGTCTTGAACGGCAAGGCAGACCGGGAGGCGGTCGTTTCACTGAAAGGCGGAGACCTGCAGATCGAGTGGAACGAAGCG contains:
- a CDS encoding MerR family transcriptional regulator, whose product is MRRLYTIKEAALRTGLSTQLIRKWEERYEAVIPSRFPNGYRGYTQENIDTLLWLKKKADEGIPIGMAVQEHRLMAERPDPSEIKSSGEAPGEDYVGSLLQSFLNLDAYAAQHLFDRMLSRHHMDYVLLEVLQPVLVELGKRWESGEISEFQEHFGSHFVRDRLLALKNMYRSPVDGPLLVTSCSPNERHELGVLILVYFAAQSGFRIVHLGTSPSEKGIVDCLHRFKPAAFAFSSSSRMLLAEAESFYRELDRLIEENGYPTKVVVGGSVVREDGTMPGTKHVHMLTGDARVAIEKMRNLIRNPALH
- a CDS encoding Rqc2 family fibronectin-binding protein; protein product: MALDGLVVRGMVHELQKLTGGRIAKIHQPSGTDIVMQLRAQASNLKLLLSANPTYPRIHLTRQSFQNPQEAPMFCMLLRKHCEGGVIEEVRQVGTERIVHMDIRQRDELGDVYLKRIVVEIMGRHSNIILIDPRTGTILDGIQHVTPAISSHRIVLPGSSYTPPPEQGKADPLTVDRDAFREILGQAAEADESEGQLAKRLVGAFSGISPLAAAETVFRSRAERDRIGPLDALGNAFEGILSNIRDNRYFPEIREDAATGKSAFSVIELTHIQGERETFSSVSECLEAFYGDKAEKDAVKQRTGDLQRFLINERNKNGKKLEKLEETLEEAKDADKYRILGELLTASLHLLKKGDKEVEVVNYYDEEQKPVTIALDPLLTPSENSQRYFKKYTKTKNSLLAVEEQLVQTHEEIRYLDSLLQQLNSASLADIEEIREELVEQGYVRDRGRKQAKKKKKDKPALTRYVSSEGIDIYVGKNNIQNEYLTNRLSHASDTWLHTKDIPGSHVVIRSASYGEATLLEAASLAAYYSQAKESSQVPVDYTLIRHVRKPSGAKPGFVIYDHQKTLYVTPDEKLIKQMQNSPA
- a CDS encoding calcium-translocating P-type ATPase, SERCA-type, yielding MSQKKWYQMSVEETLHTQQSDPNHGLSWEAVRQRQEERGPNVLSEGKSVSPVTLFLNQFKDFMVLVLMGATLVSGLLGEYLDAITIVAIILINGILGFIQEFRAERSLKSLKELSAPTAKVVREGAQHLLSAKELVEGDLVMLEAGDRIPADIRWMETNGVYVEESALTGESVPVSKHTDALRDAEVPLGDQRNLGFMGTMLTRGTAKGVVVRTGMDTEMGKIAGLIQGTEAMETPLQHRLEQLGKILILVSIGLTVMVVLAGILHGQPPYAMFLAGVSLAVAAIPEGLPAIVTIALALGVQRMIKRKAIVRKLPSVETLGCASVICSDKTGTLTQNKMTVTHLWRGGDLLEVTGDGYTPHGDILHNGKPADLRQDPSLRRLMQISVLCNNATLHKEETESKGKKSREEAAESWQIKGDPTEGALVVLGAKAGLTQESLADTFNRVGEYPFDSERKRMSVLLEHQGGRLVFTKGAPDMLLQQCQYILWDDKIIPFTNTLKTKVMAANEGMAKSALRVLGLAYREMKSSERNDSQDSVEANLVFVGLTGMIDPPRKEVRDAISKCKKAGIKTVMITGDHLTTAEAIAKQLGMLPANGMTLNGQQIEAMSDEELDGKVENTYVYARVSPEHKLRIVKSLQRGGHVVAMTGDGVNDAPAIKAADIGISMGINGTDVSKEASALILSDDNFATIVAAIEEGRGIYENIRKFIRYLLASNVGEILTMFLAMMMGMPLPLVPIQILWVNLVTDGLPAMALGVDQAEKDLMQHSPRSAKENIFARRLGWKIISRGILIGLCTLGAFWITLHTNPSGAGTLVKAQTVAFATLVMAQLIHVFDCRSSRSIFHRNPLQNRYLVVAVLSSVALMLCVMYVPVLQPIFKTVPIGTAEWILVLVAAAIPSVLMGIGSVSQNPGKKKKLTYSSKPVTR
- the dapF gene encoding diaminopimelate epimerase yields the protein MKFTKMHGLGNDFIVIGDRQELPAEAARLAVKLCDRNFGIGADGMVYLLPSDKADYQMRIINSDGSEAEQCGNAIRCAAKYLYDRGMVSSEELMIETFGAGAQKVTVRVENGKAAAVKVDMGKPILEGRKVPTTIDRTPVVNQPIEAGGESYHFTAVSMGNPHCVIFVDDAVAFDLGKWGPQLETHPYFPNKVNVEFATVRDRNHIDMRVWERGAGPTLACGTGACATLVASVLNGKADREAVVSLKGGDLQIEWNEADGHLYMTGPAEEVFEGRLAAEE